The Burkholderia cepacia genomic interval GCGCGAGCGCGTCGATCCGCTGCGCGTGCGCGTCGAGATGCACGTTCGCGTGCGCGTCGATCACCGGCAACAGGTGATCGCCGAGCGTGCCGGGCTTCGCGTTGACGATCGACACCGGGCCCGTCACCGCGAACCCGTTTGCGGGCGCCGAGCCGGCCGGCGCGGTCACGGGTGCGAGTTCCGCGCGCACCGCGAGATCGGCGGCCGGCGCGCCGGGCGCGAGCGCCTGCGGGTTCACGTGATCGAACGCCAGCGACGCGCGCGTGAGCGGCACCGCGCCGAACGGCGCGGCCTCGACGTGCGCGCGCCCGTTCAGCTTCATCCCGCTCGCGTCGACTTCGGCGACGAGCGCCTCGAGCGAGCCCGACACGCGGGCGCGCGCATCGACCGGCTCGTCGGACAGCTTGCCCGCGTAAGTGGCCTCCCCCGTCAGCGCGAACGGCTTCACGCCGTCGAGTTTCGCGCGCGCGGTCAGCGCACCGTACGGCGTATCGACGCCGTCGAGCACGAGTTCATGGTGACGGCCGTCGCTGCGGCCGTTCAGCGCGAGATGGTCGAGCTGCGTCGTCGAGCCGCCGTCGTGGATGGCCAGGCGATCGACGCGCAGGTCGCCGATCCGCAACTGCAGCGGCAGGCTCAGGTCCTGCGGCGTCGTACTCGGTGTCGACGGCCCCGGCGCGATCCGTACGTCGATCGTGCCTGCGCGGAGGTAGTCGACCGTCAAGCGCAGCGGCGCGCGGGTCAACGCCCAGCGGCCGTCGAGACGGTCGATCCGCACCTCCGTGCCCGTGCCGTCCGGGCTCGTCCACGCGAACGACTTCACGCGCACGCCGGTCGCGAGCGAGCCGCCGTCGAGCGTGCCCGCGAGCCGCGTGCCGAGCACGCGCTCCGCCGCCTGCCACGCGAGCCGCGTGCCGTGCTCGGTCGTCGCCGCGGCCAGCACGAGCCCGACGGCCAGCACGACGAGCAGCACGACGCCGGCCAGCGTCCACGCGACGCCGCGCACGAGCCGCGACCGACGCGGCGCGTCCTCGGGCGCTCGCTCGGGCGAGTCCGGATCGTGGGGCGGCGGCGTGTCGTGGGCGTCCTTCGTCATGCGGTGCGTGATGGATGAATCGGTTGGGTCAGAAAGCGATGCCGAGCGTCAGGTACGGGCGCACGCTATGGTTGCGCAGCCCGTACGCGACGTCGACGTTGATCGGGCCGACGGGGCTGCGCCAGCGCGCGCCGACGCCGACACCCGGGTAGAACACGCGTTCGCCCCACGCATCGGTGGCCGTGCCGATGTCGAAGAACGTCGCGGCGCCCCAGTCGCGGTTGAACCAGTGCTGGTACTCGGCGGTGCCCGTCATCAGGTACTTGGTCGGCAGGACCGAGCCGTCGACGCTGTTGCCGATGCTCTGGTAGCCGTAGCCGCGCACCGAGTTCGAGCCGCCCGCGCGGAACAGCAGCGACGCCGGCACGCCGGTCGAGCTGCCGCCCGTGAACACGCCGCCGAGCTCCGCGCGGAACACGAACAGGTCGCGCTTGCCGACCGGCAGGTACTGCTGGCCGCGCGCGTAGCCGCGGATGAAGGTCTGGTCGGTCAGCACGCCCTTGACCGCGAAGCCGGCCTCGGCGTGGATCAGGTTGCCCGAACGCGGGAACAGCGGATCGTCGACGTTGCGGCGCGTCCATGCCCATTGCGGCACGAGCGCGCGGCTCGTGGTCGGCCCCGCGCCGTTCTGGTCGAGCCGGTCCTGGTAGTACATCAGCGAATACGAATAGTCGATGAACTGGCCCGTGCGCGTGCGCTGCACGCCGACCCGCGCGCTGTAGATGCGCGTATCCGACACGTTGGTGTTCGTGTACGACGCGAGCACGCTGTTGGTCCACCCCTTCTCGCCCGGCGGCATCGACAGCTGGACCTGCCCGTATTGCTGGATCTGGTCGAGCCGGCCCGACACGGTCAGCGGCCACGCGGCGCCGAACGTGTCGAGATACGTGTAGGAGCCCTGCACATGCGGCCCGGTGTCGGTCGCAAAGCCGACGCCGCCGCGGATGTTGTTGTACGGAAACTCGCTGACCTTCACGTGCACGGGCGTGCGCTCGGGCTTCGCCGTATCGTCGCCGACGTCGATCGCGACGCTCGCGTAGTACGGCGTGTTCTGCAACTGCCGCTGCAATTCGGTGATCCGCTGCACGTCGTAGATCTCGCCTTCCGACAGCGGATTGACGTTCGTGACGATCTTCTCCGGATAGCGCCGCACACCGTCGACGTCGACCTTGCCGATCGTAAACGTCGGGCCGCTGTCGAACGTGACCGCGAGCGTCGCCCGCTGCGTGCGCGGGTCGATGCGCGCCTCCGACGACGCGATCTTCGCGCCGAGATAACGACGCGACTGCAGTTGCCTGAGCGCCGCGCCCTTCGCGCCGTCCCAGTCGGACTGCGTGAACGGATCGCCCGGCTTCAGCGAAAACGCGAAACGGGTCGCGGCTTCCTGCTTCGGGTCCTCGGTGCCGACGGGCCCCTTGAAGATCAGGTCGACGCTCGACACGACGGTCTGCTTGCCCGGATCGACCGCGATGCGCACGTCGCGCTTGCCGTCGCGCGTGCGCACGTCGGTGCGCACGACCGGCGAGAAATACCCGGCCGTCGCGGTCAGGTCGCGCACCTGCTGCGGGGTGGCCGTCACGAGGAAGTCGAACTGGTCGTCGCTGATGTCGTCGCGCTTCGCGAAGCGCGCGATGTCGAGGTGCGTCTTGAGCAGCTTGCGAACCGAGCGCGGCGCGTCGATGTCGACGTCGTACTTCGCCCAGGCGGGCAGTGCGGCGAGCGCGGCCAGGCAGCCGGCGAGGATGCGCGCGGCACGGGCCGCGCCGGCGTCGCCGCGTCGGGCGCCCCGCGCGGCGTCATGCGCCGTGTTTCGTTGCTGGTGTGCCTGCCCCGCCAAATATGACCTCGCCCTCAATGATGTGAATTGTTCGAAAACCCGTATTTGACCACACGGACGTCGCCGCCCCCGCCCGCGCGCCGCTTTGATGCTTGCGCGCAACGGCGCGATGCCCGCGCGTTCGACGCGCGATTGCCGCCGGCCGTTCCCGCGATGCGGTAAAATCCCGCCATCGTGAATCCGGCGCATCGTGCGCCGCCCGAAACGGAAGACCCAGCCATGCCGTACCAGTCCGATGTCACGCAGTTCCTGAACCAGCTCAAGCAACAGAAGCCGACGCTCGAGGAAGAGCAGCGCAAGGGCCGTTCCCTGCTGTGGGACAAGCAGCCGATCGACCTCGAAGAGCGCGCCGAGCAGCAGGAATCGCGCGTGAAGCAAACGTCGTACGTCTACTACCAGAACTTCTGACGACGTGAGCGCCGCCGACGAGGCCAGCGCCGCCCGGCAGGACGACGCGATCGCCGCGCCCGCGGGCGCCGATTCGACGCCCGACACGGTCGACGGTGTCGCGGCATTCGCTCGCCTGTACGGCGAGCCGCTGTTCAAGCTGCCGCAGGATCTCTACATCCCGCCCGATGCGCTCGAGGTGTTCCTCGAGACCTTCGAAGGCCCGCTCGACCTGCTGCTCTACCTGATCCGCAAGCAGAACTTCAACGTGCTCGACATCCCGATGGCGCAGGTCACCGCGCAATACCTGGGCTACGTCGACCAGATCCGCACGTCGAACCTCGAACTCGCGGCCGAGTACCTGCTGATGGCCGCGATGCTGATCGAGATCAAGTCGCGGATGCTGCTGCCGGTCAAGAAGGCCGACACCGGCGAGGAAGCCGAGGATCCGCGCGCCGAACTCGTGCGCCGCCTGCTCGAATACGAGCAGATGAAGCTGGCCGCGCAGCGGCTCGACCAGTTGCCGCAGCTCGGCCGCGACTTCCTGCGTGCCGAGGTCTACATCGAGCAGAGCGTCACGCCGCGCTTCCCCGACGTGAATTCGGACGACCTGCGCGCCGCGTGGGCCGACGTGCTCAAGCGCGCGAAGCTCGTCCAGCACCACAAGATCTCCCGCGAGGAGCTGTCGGTGCGGGAGCACATGAGCCTGATCCTGCGCCGGCTGCAGAACGCGCGCTTCATGGAATTCGCCGAGCTGTTCGACACGTCGCGCGGCGTGCCGGTCGTCGTCGTGAATTTCATCGCGATGCTCGAACTCGCGCGCGAATCGCTCCTCGAGATCACGCAGGCCGAGCCTTTCGCGCCGATCTACGTGCGCCTCGCTTACCTGCCCGCCTGAACCGCACCGCCGGGCGGCGCGCCGGACCCGGCCCGCCCGCGCGGCCGCATTCCTGATAAAAGTGAACGATCGTCCTTTTTTCGATGCGTTTGGCGGCCAAATCCTCTACAATCCGCCGACGCCCGATGCGCCGCCCGCGCGCGGATGCCGCGGATACTACTTTTTGCCGCTTCGACCCCGACGCCGCTGCTGCGGCGCCAACGCGCGCATGCGCGAGGAAACCGCTACCCGATCATGAAAGTCATCAGCTCGATCCAGGAACTGCGCGACCAGTTGCGTGGACAGAACCGCACGGCGTTCGTGCCGACGATGGGCAACCTGCACGAAGGGCACCTGTCGCTGATGCGCCTCGCGCGCCAGCACGGCGACCCGGTCGTGGCGAGCATCTTCGTCAACCGGCTGCAATTCGGCCCGAACGAGGATTTCGACAAGTACCCGCGCACGCTCCAGGACGATATCGAGAAGCTGCAGCAGGAAAACGTCTACGTGCTGTTCGCGCCGACCGAGCGCGACATGTACCCGGAACCGCAGGAATACCGCGTGCTGCCGCCGGACGACCTCGGCGGGATTCTCGAGGGTGAGTTCCGGCCCGGCTTCTTCGCCGGCGTGTGCACGGTCGTCACGAAGCTGATGTCCTGCGTGCAGCCGCGCGTCGCCGTGTTCGGCAAGAAGGATTACCAGCAGTTGATGATCGTGCGCCGGATGTGCCAGCAGCTCGCGCTGCCGGTCGAGATCGTCGCGGCCGAAACCGTGCGCGACGCGGACGGCCTCGCGCTGTCGTCGCGCAACCGCTACCTGACGACCGACGAGCGCAAGGAAGCGCCCGAACTCGCGAAAACGCTGCAGCGCGTGCGCGACAGCGTGCTCGGCGGCGAACGCGACCTCGGCAGGCTCGAGCAGCACGCGCGCACGCACCTGGCCGAGCGCGGCTGGGCGCCCGACTACATCGCGATCCGCCGACGCGCGAACCTGATCGCGCCGAGCGCCGCCGAACTCGAAGCCGGCGAACCGCTCGTCGTGCTCGCGGCCGCGAAGCTCGGCGCGACGCGCCTGATCGACAACCTGGAAATCTGACGGCCGCCCGCCCGCGCCTATCACGACGCATCACGGAGACACCATGCAGCGCCACATGCTCAAATCGAAGATCCACCGCGCGGCCGTCACGCACTGCGAGCTGCACTACGAAGGCTCGTGCGCGATCGACGAAGACCTGCTCGAAGCGGCGGGTATCATCGAAAACGAACGGATCGACATCTGGAACATCAACAACGGCGAGCGCTTCTCGACGTACGCGATCAAGGGCGAGCGCGGCAGCGGAATGATCTCGCTGAACGGCTCGGCCGCGCGCCGCGCGCAGCTCGGGGACCTCGTGATCATCGCGGCATTCGCGATGGTCGACGAAGCCGAGATTCAGGCCGGCTGGAGGCCGAAGCTCGTGTTCATCGACGACGGCAACAAGATCAAGGGTCACCGCGATCACGTGCCGACGCAGAACTGGACCTGAGCCGGAGCGCCGCGTCAGGCGGCGCCCAATGCAAAGAAGGGCCGGATTCCGTCCAGCACGGAATCCGGCCCTTGTCACGTGCGCGCGGCGCGCCGGCGGTTGCCGCCGGCGGCCGATCCGCGCCGCACCATCATGCGCCCTTCGACGCCTTGCGCTCCGCCCATTCGACGATCGGCCGCCACTGTTCGAGATCCTTCTCGACCCGGCTCTTCGCGACGTCCCACAGCGTGAGGCCGTGCGCGGCGATCTGCACGTAGTTCTGCGTGTCGCGCACATAGCCGAGCACCGGCAGGCCGAGCCCTTCGACGAACCGGTGCAGCTGGTCCGACGAGCGCGTGCGCGCATCGACCCGCATCCCGACGATCCCGACCTCGACGCTGCCCTTGCGCACGGCCTTTTCGTTCGCGAGCCGTTCGAGAAAGTGCTGGGTCGCGAGGATGTCGAACATCGACGGCTGCAGCGGCACGATCACCTTGTCGGCCAGTTGCAGCGCGACATTGAGCCGGTTGCCGTGCAGCCCGGCCGGTGTATCGATCACCGCATATTCGAGGCCGCGCGGCGGCTTCGTCGGCGCGTCCGGATCGAGTTCCCATGCCTCGATTGCCGGCAGTCCGGCCGGCCGCAGGTCGAGCCACGCATGCGCGGACTGCTGCCGGTCCAGGTCGGCAAGCGCGACCCACGCGCCCTGCGCCGCGAAATAGCCGGCAAGATTGGTGGACAGCGTGCTCTTCCCCACGCCGCCCTTCGGATTCGCCACCACGATCACCGTCATGAATTCCCCCGAAAAAGCCGCGCGGCGCCCGCCGCAGGGCAGGCGCCGCTCGATTGCGGATACAGGGAGCGATGATATCGGCAAACGGGGTGTCACCGGAACCGGCGGCATCGATGCCGCCCGGCGCCGGACCGGGTCACGCCGCGCGCTGCGCCGCGGCCCGCGGCGCGCCGAGCGCGAATGCGCCGCCGCCCAGCAGCGCCTGCACGGCGAGCGTGACGGCCCAGAACGCCGGGTATTCCCAGCCGCCGTTCGGCGACGCGAAGCTCCAGCCGTTCGGCAGATGCGCGGCGAGCGCGCCGAGCATGAACGGCAGCAGCACCAGCGCGGCGACGCGCACGCGGAAGCCCGCGAGCAGCGCCAGGCCGCCGGCCAGTTCGACCGCCGTCGTGACGTAAGCAAGCCACGCGGGCAGGCCGATCGACGCGAAGAACTGCGCGGTGCCGGGCAGCGTGAAGACGAACACCTTCTGCGCGACGTGCGCGAGGTACAGCACGCCGAGCGCGACGCGCAGCAGGGTCGCGGCGAAATCGTTGAGGCGATTGGGGTTCATGTCGGGGTTCCTTCGTGAGTGGATTGGAATGAACCGCACTCTATTTGAACCTTTTCCGCCAATAAACACGCAACACCGCTTAAATTATCTCTCCACGAGAACGAATCAAAATAAAAAGGGACATGAGCCATCATGCCCCGATTCGTGCGTCAGTAGCCGCCGCCCTTGCCCTGCGATCCGCTGTAGCCGGACGAGCTGCCGCCGCCCGATCCGTAATCGCAGGCCTGCGCCCACGTCGGGACCGTCAGCAACGCCAGCAGCAATACGGCCCACCACCATCGAGCCTTCATCGTCGCACTCCTCCAGGCGGACATCCGCCCTCCTTTGGTTGTACGCCACGCGACGAAAAATGCGAGGACGAATCGCTCAGCGGAATTCGGCGTACAGCGCCGGCAGGTCGAGATGGTCGGCGAACGAGTCGGCCAGCCGCTCGAGCGATGCCTCGCGCAGCGCCGGATAGTCGATGCGCTCCGCGCCGTCGAGCCCGGCCCACGCGAGCAGCGCCGCGCATGCGTCGGGCGAGTCGAACAGCCCGTGCACGTAGGTCGCGAGGATCTGGCCATCGGCGGACATCGCGCCGTCCGCGTGCGCGGCGGCCGCGCCGTCGGCCGTCAGCTCGAGCGCGGGCGACGCGAGCGCGGGCCCGTGCGTATCGCCCATGTGGATCTCGTAGCCGCGTACGGCGGCCCCGCCCGGCAGCGCGAGGTGCCCGGTCACGTTCTTCAGCGTCTTGTCGCGCTGCAGCGTCGTGTCGAAATCGAGCAGCCCGAGCCCCGGCACGCTGCCGGGCGCCCCTTCGAGGCCGAGCGGATCGTCGAGCGTACGGCCGAGCATCTGCATCCCGCCGCAGATGCCGATCACCTTGCCGCCGTAGCGCAGATGGCGACGGATCAGCGTGTCCCAGCCCGCGTCGCGCAGCCAGGCGAGATCGCGCTGCACGCTCTTCGATCCGGGCAGGATCAGCAGGTCGGCGTCCGGTACGGGGCCGCTCTTCCAGTACGTGAATTCGACCTGCGGATGCGCACGCAGCGGGTCGAAATCGGTGTGGTTGCTGATGCGCGGCAGCGCCGGCACGACGACGCGCAGCACGCGGCCGCCGGCGTGCGCGGCGTCGCTCCGCGCCTGGGCGGGCAGCATGTCCTCGGCGTCGAGCAGCAGGCCGTGCAGGTACGGCAGCACGCCGAACACGGGCTTGCCCGTCTGCGCACGCAGCCAGTCGAGCCCCGGTTCGAGCAGCTTGAGGTCGCCGCGGAAGCGGTTGATCACGAAGCCGCGCACGCGCGCGCGCTCGCTGTCCGACAGGCACGCGAGCGTACCGACCAGGTGCGCGAACACGCCGCCGCGGTCGATGTCGGCGACGAGCACGACCGGGCAGTCGACGCGTTCGGCAAACCCCATGTTCGCGATGTCGCCTTCGCGCAGGTTGATCTCGGCCGGGCTCCCCGCACCCTCGACGATCACCGTGTCGTAGCCGGCGCGCAGGCGCGCGTACGACTCGAGCACGGCCTCGAACGCGACCGGCTTGTAGCCGTGATACGCGCGCGCATCGAGGTTCATGCGCGCCTTGCCGTGAATGATCACCTGCGCGCCGCGGTCGCTCGTCGGCTTCAGCAGCACGGGGTTGAAATCCGTATGCGGCGCGACGCCCGCGGCCAGCGCCTGCAGCGCCTGCGCGCGGCCGATTTCGCCGCCGTCGGCCGTCACCGCGCTGTTGAGCGCCATGTTCTGCGGCTTGAACGGCGCAACGCGCGCGCCGCCGCGGCGCGCCAGCCGGCACAGGCCCGCGACCAGCGTGCTCTTGCCCGCGTCGGACGTCGTGCCCTGGATCATCAGCGTGCCGCGCGGCCGCGGCTCGGGTGCATTCATCGTGTAATGGTCGTCGCGAGGCAAAGGCCGCATTATCCCCCGCGCCGGGTTGCCCGCGCCGTTACAATCACGCGATGATTCCGCACGACCTCACCTTCGTCCTCGGCGGCGCCCGCTCGGGCAAGAGCGCGCACGCCGAGCGCCTCGCCGCCGACTGCGGCCGCCCCGTCACCTACATCGCGACCGCGACCGCCGCCGATGCCGAATTCGCGCAGCGCATCGCGCACCATCGCGCGCGCCGGCCGGCCGCCTGGGGCTTCGCCGACGCCCCCGTCGACCTCGCCGGCACGCTCGCGCGGCTCGACGATCCGCACGCGTGCCTGCTCGTCGACTGCCTGACGCTGTGGCTCACGAACCTGCTGTGCCCGGCCGACGGCGAACCGCTCGACGATGCGCAGTACGCGGCGCAGGTCGACCGGCTCGAGCAGGCGTTGCGCGGCGCGCGTGCGAAGGTGATCGTCGTCAGCAACGAGATCGGGCTCGGCGTCGTGCCGCTCGGGTCGGTCACGCGCCGCTACGTCGACGAACTCGGGCGCCTGAACCAGCGCGTCGCCGCGCTCGCGACGCGCGTGACGCTGCTGGTGGCGGGGCTGCCGCTCGAACTCAAGGCCGGAGCGCCGTCATGCTGATGCTGTCGCTGCCCGTTGTCGCGATGTTCGCGGTCGCGGCCGCGATCGTCGACCGCGCGATCGGCGAACCGGCCGGCTGGCATCCGCTCGTCGCGTTCGGCCGCCTCGCCGCGCGCATCGAAGGCGCGCTGAACACGGGCCGGCGCGGCCGCGCGATCGGCGTCGCCGCATGGATCGCGGCGGTCGTGCCGCCGGTCGCCGTCGCGGCATGGCTCGCGGCCGTGCTGCCATGGCCGCTCGCGGCCGCGCTGCACATCGCCCTGCTGTGGTTCGCACTCGGCGCGAAAAGCCTCACCGACCATGTCGCGCCGATCGCCGCGGCGCTGCTGCGGCGCGACCTCGGCGCCGCCCGCTCGCTGACCGCGCGCATCGTGTCGCGCGACACGAGCGACGCGGACGAAGGCGCGCTGTCGCGTGCGGCCGTCGAATCCGCGCTCGAGAACGGCAACGACGCGATCTTCGGCGCGCTGTTCTGGTTCGTCGTCGCAGGCGGCCCCGGCGCGCTGCTGTTCCGGCTCGCGAACACGCTCGACGCGATGTGGGGCTACCGCACGCCGCGCTTCCTGACCTTCGGCTGGGCCGCCGCGCGCCTCGACGACGCGCTCAACTGGATTCCCGCGCGCCTGACGGCGGCCAGCTACGCGCTGCTCGGCGACACGGCCGCCGCATGGCGCTGCTGGCGCACGCAGGCACGCCACTGGGACAGCCCGAACGCGGGCCCGGTGATGGCCGCCGGCGCCGGCAGCCTGAACGTGCAGCTGGGCGGCCCGGCCGTCTATCACGGCGAGATCGAGCACCGCCCGGTGCTCGGCGCGGGTTCGCCCGCGAGCGCCGCGCATATCGTCGCCGCGTTGTCGCTCGTCACGCGCACGCTTGCCCTGTGGCTCGCGCTGCTGGTCGCGAGCGGCGCACTCGTCATGGCCACCCATCATGTCTGACACCCGCATCGTGCACGGCGGCAACCTGCATGAAGCCGCACGCCGCCACGGCATTCCGTACGACACGTGGCTCGACCTGTCGACCGGCATCAATCCGGTCGGCTATCCGGTGCCGCCCGTCCCGGCCGACGCGTGGCGCCGGCTGCCCGACGACGGCGACGGCCTCGCCGCGTGCGCGGCCGATTACTACGGCGCGCCGGACCCGGCGCACGTACTGCCGGTTGCCGGCAGCCAGGCCGCGATCCGCGCGTTGCCCGCGCTGCTGCCGGCCGGCGACGCCGGCGTCGCGACGCTCGCGTACGGCGAATACGCGCCCGCTTTCGCGCGACACGGCCATCGCGTCGTCGCGCTCGACATCGGCACCGATACGTTGCCTGCAACGCTGCGCCACGTCATCGTCGGGAATCCGAACAATCCGACCGCCGAATGCGTGCCGGCCGAACGCCTGCTCGGCTGGCATGCGCAACTGGCGGCGCGCGGCGGCACGCTGGTCGTCGACGAGGCGTTCGCCGATACGGGCGCGGCCGGCTCGCTCGCCGCTTGCGTGAACCGCCCGGGGCTCGTCGTGCTGCGTTCGGTCGGCAAGTTCTTCGGGCTCGCCGGCATCCGCGCAGGCTTCGTGCTGGCCCATCCCGAGCTGATCGTCTCGCTGCGCGACCTGCTCGGCGCCTGGACGGTCGGCGGCCCCGCACGCCATGCGGTCGCCGCGGCATTCGCCGATCGCGCATGGCAGGCCGCCGCCCGCGAGCGGCTCGCGGCCGACGGCGAGCGGCTCGCGGCGCTGCTGCGCGGACACGGCTACGTCGTGCATTCGACGCCGCTGTTCAGCTGGACCGCCGATCCGCACGCGGCGGACTTGCATGCGGCGCTGGCGCGGCACGGCATCTGGACGCGCCATTTCGCGCAGCCGTCGAGCGTACGCGTCGGCCTGCCGGGCAACGACGACGAATGGCGGCGTCTCGAGCGCGCGCTTGCACAGTGCGTGCCGGCATTGCGCGCGCAGCCGCGATGACGAACGACGTGCGCCGCGGCCTGCCGGCGCTTGCGGCACTGATCGCGCTCGGCGCCGCCCCGTTCGCGCATGCGGACGTCAGCGCACGCGACGACGCCGGCCATACCGTCACGCTGCCTGCACCCGCGCAACGCGTGATCAGCCTCGCGCCGCACGCGACCGAGCTCGTCTACGCGGCCGGCGGCGGCACGAAGCTCGTCGGCACGGTCACGTACAGCGACTATCCGCCCGCCGCGCAGGCGATACCGCGCGTCGGCGACAACAAGGCGCTCGACCTCGAGCGGATCGCCGCGCTGAAGCCCGACCTGATCGTCGTCTGGCGGCACGGCAACGCCGAGCGGCAAACCGACGCGCTGCGCGCATTGCATATCCCGCTGTTCTTCAGCGAACCGAAGCACCTCGACGACGTATCGTCGTCGTTGCGCCGGCTCGGCACGCTGCTCGGCACGCAGCCCGCGGCCGACGCGGCGGCGGCATCGTTCACGCGCGACATCGCGGCGCTGCGCGCACGTTATGCCGCGCGCGCGCCCGTCACGACGTTCTTCCAGGTCTGGGACCGGCCGCTGATGACGCTCAATGGCGCGCACCTGATCAACGACGTGATCGAACTGTGCGGCGGCCGCAACGTGTTCGCATCGCTCAAGCCGCTCGTGCCGACCGTCACCGACGAGGCCGTGCTCGCGGCCAATCCGGAGGCGATCGTGACGACGGGCGCGGGTGCGTCGCGTACGGACGAACCGCTGCCGAGCCTGGCGCGCTGGCGCACGTGGCCCGCACTGACGGCCGTGGCGCGCAACAACCTGTTCGCGATCGACGGCGACCTGCTGACGCGGCCGTCGCCGCGGATTGCGCAAGGCGCGGCCGCTCTGTGCGAGGATCTCGATGCCGCGCGTGCGCGGCGGCCCGCACGCTGACGGACGCGCGACGCTCACGCGTCCCAGTGCACGATCTCCCACGCGCCGGCCGCATCGTGCATGCGCAGCCACACGATGCCGCCGAACGGCACCGGCCGCGACAGCAGCGTATCGAGCGGCACGCACAGTACATGCGCCGCAAACACGCGGATCACGCCCGCATGCGTGACCGCCCATTGCGGCGCATCGGCCTGCACGGTCGCGTCGACGCCTTGCGCGACCCGGGCAGCGAACCGCGCGACGCTTTCGCCGCCATGCGCGCACGCATGCATCAGGTCGGCCGCCCACGCATCGAGTGCCGCGCGATCGATATCGTCCCAGCGCCGCATCTCCCACGCGCCGAAATCCATTTCCTGCCAGCATCCGTCGTACTGCAACGGCACGCCGAGCGCCTGCGCGAGCCGCTCGGCCACCGACGCGCAGCGCGTCAGCGGGCTCGACCAGATGCGCTGCGGCAATGGCGCGCGCAACGCGTCGAGCCGCTCGCGCACACCCTGCGCGCCGGCCTGCGCCGACGCGGCGAGCGGCACGTCGCTGCGTCCGTAGCATATGCCCGGCTCGACACCGACGGCCGGATGACGGATCAGGACGACGTCCATCCGAGCACCACGAGATAGATTGCCAGTTCGCACAGTTGTTGCGTGAAGCCGAGACAGTCGCCGGTATAACCGCCGATCCGCCGGACCAGATAGCGTGCGAGCCACGCGCGCAGCAGCACGAGCGCGCCGAGCGCGGCGACGCCCATGCGCCAGTCGGGCCAGAACAGCCACGGCAATCCGAACAGCGCGGCGACACACGCCGCGCGCGCCCCCATCCGTTGCGCGACCGGTTTCGCCTTGCCTTCGGGCCGCACGTAGTCGAGCGTCATCAGCAGGCTCACGGCCGCCGCGCGGCTCGCCGCGTGCGCGGCGATCATCGTCCATGCGGCACGCAACGGCAGCATCGACGCAAGTGCCTGCCATTTCACGCCGAGCGCGATCACGAGCGCGACCGCGCCGAACGTGCCGATCCGCGAGTCGTGCATGATGCGCAGCACGTCGTCGCGCGTATAGCCGCCGCCGAACGCATCGCAGCTGTCGGCGAGGCCGTCCTCGTGGAAGGCCCCCGTTGCGAGCAGCGTGGCGGCCATCGACAGCCCGACCGCGATCGACACGGGCAGCGCGCGCAGCGCGACCAGATACACGAGCGCGCCCCACGCGCCGACGCATGCGCCGACGAGCGGGAAATAACGCGCGGCCTGGTCGAGATCGCCGGCCGCGTAGCCGATCGCGCGCGGCACGGGCACGCGCGTGAAGTAGCCGAGTGCGACGAAGAAGTAGCGCAGCTCGGCCCGCGCGCCGCGCGCGCGATCAGGCGTCACGATCGTCGACACCGGCGGATTCGAAGCTCGCCATTTCCGTGAGGAACGCAGCGGCCGCACGCACGAGCGGCAGCGCGAGCGCCGCGCCCGTGCCTTCGCCGAGCCGCAGGTCGAGCGCGAGCAGCGGCTTCGCGCCGAAATGC includes:
- a CDS encoding adenosylcobinamide-GDP ribazoletransferase → MTPDRARGARAELRYFFVALGYFTRVPVPRAIGYAAGDLDQAARYFPLVGACVGAWGALVYLVALRALPVSIAVGLSMAATLLATGAFHEDGLADSCDAFGGGYTRDDVLRIMHDSRIGTFGAVALVIALGVKWQALASMLPLRAAWTMIAAHAASRAAAVSLLMTLDYVRPEGKAKPVAQRMGARAACVAALFGLPWLFWPDWRMGVAALGALVLLRAWLARYLVRRIGGYTGDCLGFTQQLCELAIYLVVLGWTSS